A window of the Corallococcus soli genome harbors these coding sequences:
- a CDS encoding DUF2380 domain-containing protein, with amino-acid sequence MNIDQFCVRLEQSHHEAIHGGGNWRLGRTWPGEWNRMIMKALRTAEAETGRRLTRSEILKLVAGYLKEYDIPMNFTPGRGR; translated from the coding sequence ATGAACATCGACCAGTTCTGCGTGAGGCTGGAGCAGTCGCACCATGAAGCGATTCACGGCGGCGGCAACTGGCGCCTGGGGCGCACATGGCCCGGCGAATGGAACCGGATGATCATGAAGGCGCTACGCACCGCGGAGGCCGAAACAGGCCGGAGGTTGACACGGAGCGAGATCTTGAAGCTCGTCGCGGGGTATTTGAAGGAATACGACATCCCGATGAACTTCACCCCTGGGAGAGGGCGATGA
- a CDS encoding DUF2383 domain-containing protein, whose amino-acid sequence MANAAAEIETLNSFLRGEISAVETYRLATKHIESDLARTEVEACLHDHEARVESLKERIQKLGGSPAESSGIWGVFAKVVQGGADLLGEKRAIDALEQGEDHGLADYNRDVDKLHGEARSFVRQQLLPAQKQTHSRLSRLKHNLH is encoded by the coding sequence ATGGCCAACGCCGCCGCCGAAATCGAGACGCTGAACTCCTTCCTGCGCGGTGAGATCTCCGCGGTGGAGACCTACCGGCTCGCGACGAAGCACATTGAGAGCGACCTGGCGCGCACGGAGGTGGAGGCCTGCCTCCATGACCACGAGGCCCGCGTGGAGTCGCTCAAGGAACGCATCCAGAAGCTGGGGGGCAGCCCCGCGGAGAGCTCCGGCATCTGGGGCGTCTTCGCCAAGGTGGTCCAGGGCGGCGCGGACCTGCTCGGGGAGAAGCGCGCCATCGACGCGCTGGAGCAGGGGGAGGACCACGGCCTGGCGGACTACAACCGCGACGTGGACAAGCTGCACGGCGAGGCGCGCAGCTTCGTGCGCCAGCAGCTGCTCCCTGCGCAGAAGCAGACCCACAGCCGGCTCAGCCGTCTGAAGCACAACCTGCACTGA
- a CDS encoding DUF2380 domain-containing protein: protein MDVVKGSMASVEASVSKLAARPPALGGWGLSGVFTRYRDQGSHQATWLRDTLGSATALTDAASEVGDPSMELGLLRMTGPRLQAALFGTLLLATWVDFLHLADAVLRHCPLCSVEKLFVDLHRVQGLMQPTLTGLASLDPERVEAAAIAMPELMGKLTLEFDALHQGTRSTLKLGGQVIAAMQAVETLTLISTLKVSLPRRPPSTPATLGVGLVMGPGGVMVGSRMVVSAEWVEMMRRLVQAGVISVPAVSAAVRIQGGQVLMAQAHRDLPKGVRDALGDSPEVRGMHETGRAGAGMSDAPKHHVLPDEH from the coding sequence ATGGACGTGGTGAAGGGTTCCATGGCCAGCGTCGAAGCCTCGGTCTCCAAGCTCGCGGCCCGTCCGCCGGCTCTCGGGGGATGGGGCCTCAGCGGCGTCTTCACGCGCTATCGCGACCAGGGCTCCCATCAGGCAACCTGGCTTCGTGACACGCTGGGGAGCGCCACCGCGCTGACGGATGCGGCCTCGGAGGTCGGCGATCCGAGCATGGAACTGGGCCTCCTTCGCATGACGGGGCCCCGGCTCCAGGCGGCCCTGTTCGGAACCCTGCTGCTGGCCACCTGGGTTGACTTCCTCCACCTCGCTGACGCCGTACTCCGACACTGCCCGCTGTGCAGCGTCGAGAAGCTGTTCGTCGACCTTCATCGAGTGCAGGGGCTCATGCAGCCCACACTGACGGGCCTCGCATCACTGGACCCGGAGCGGGTCGAGGCGGCGGCGATCGCGATGCCAGAGTTGATGGGGAAGCTGACCCTTGAGTTCGACGCGCTTCATCAAGGAACCCGCTCGACCCTGAAACTCGGCGGTCAGGTCATCGCGGCGATGCAGGCGGTGGAAACGCTCACCCTGATCTCCACACTGAAGGTGTCACTGCCACGGCGGCCTCCCTCTACACCGGCCACGCTCGGCGTGGGCCTCGTGATGGGTCCGGGTGGCGTCATGGTGGGCTCGCGGATGGTTGTCTCCGCGGAGTGGGTGGAGATGATGCGAAGGCTGGTGCAGGCGGGCGTCATCTCCGTGCCCGCCGTCAGCGCGGCCGTCCGCATCCAGGGCGGGCAGGTCCTGATGGCACAGGCGCATCGGGACCTGCCCAAGGGCGTGCGTGACGCGCTGGGGGACAGCCCCGAAGTACGCGGTATGCACGAAACCGGCAGAGCGGGGGCGGGCATGTCCGACGCGCCCAAGCACCACGTCCTCCCAGACGAGCATTGA
- a CDS encoding DUF2378 family protein, producing MRDERVIFGNTVDSLYRKTLLPELPEALVGRLRARGLDLKAPLLAAYPLATWVECLDDVGRTLHPSHPLDTARRLLGKRMIEGYAQTLMGGAVLTLAKVVGPMRSLERMQHNFRSGNNFTETRLTVLGANQVDLWLNEPELLEGFAEGVLEEGLLRIGVQGLTLHRTRHSPDAVTYHLEWAARAS from the coding sequence ATGCGGGACGAGCGCGTCATCTTCGGCAACACCGTGGACAGCCTGTACCGCAAGACGCTCCTGCCAGAGCTGCCGGAGGCCCTGGTGGGCCGGCTGCGCGCGCGGGGTCTGGACCTCAAGGCCCCGCTGCTCGCCGCCTATCCGCTGGCGACGTGGGTGGAGTGCCTGGACGACGTGGGCCGCACCCTGCACCCCTCCCATCCCCTGGACACCGCGCGGCGCCTGCTGGGCAAGCGGATGATCGAGGGCTACGCGCAGACCCTGATGGGCGGCGCGGTGCTCACGCTCGCGAAGGTGGTGGGGCCCATGCGCTCGCTGGAGCGCATGCAGCACAACTTCCGCAGCGGCAACAACTTCACGGAGACCCGACTCACCGTGCTGGGCGCCAACCAGGTGGACCTCTGGCTCAACGAGCCGGAGCTGCTGGAGGGCTTCGCGGAGGGCGTGCTGGAAGAAGGCCTGTTGCGCATCGGGGTGCAGGGCCTCACCCTGCACCGCACCCGCCACTCCCCCGACGCCGTCACCTACCACCTGGAATGGGCCGCACGGGCCTCCTGA
- a CDS encoding NUDIX hydrolase, translating to MTDGRSWQGNWKARLYERVREHGYDSLTAFAEARPTASLVALAEELGADDVAGVQVFSGLVAEAEQRKQVTRLVRGQLVRELFHHLPDGWPPVLDDTNRFDVAQALARWSSYTPQTHEERVTQVRAALRSVPPPSGWRPLGPDDELLRTLLPDEEA from the coding sequence ATGACTGACGGACGATCCTGGCAGGGGAACTGGAAGGCCCGCCTCTACGAGCGCGTCCGCGAACACGGTTACGACTCGCTGACCGCCTTTGCCGAAGCGCGCCCCACCGCCTCACTGGTTGCACTGGCTGAAGAGCTGGGTGCGGACGACGTCGCCGGGGTGCAGGTGTTCAGCGGACTGGTGGCGGAGGCGGAGCAGCGCAAACAGGTCACACGCCTGGTGCGCGGGCAACTCGTGCGCGAGCTATTCCACCATCTTCCAGATGGATGGCCGCCCGTGCTGGATGACACGAACCGATTCGATGTGGCCCAGGCGCTCGCCCGCTGGAGCAGCTACACCCCACAGACGCATGAGGAGCGCGTGACACAGGTCAGGGCAGCGCTCCGCTCGGTACCTCCCCCTTCTGGTTGGCGCCCGCTCGGACCTGACGACGAGCTGCTCCGAACACTCCTGCCCGACGAGGAAGCCTGA